From a region of the Desmodus rotundus isolate HL8 chromosome 7, HLdesRot8A.1, whole genome shotgun sequence genome:
- the SSTR1 gene encoding somatostatin receptor type 1 isoform X2, whose translation MEEPGRNASQNGTLSEGQGSAILISFIYSVVCLVGLCGNSMVIYVILRYAKMKTATNIYILNLAIADELLMLSVPFLVTSTLLRHWPFGALLCRLVLSVDAVNMFTSIYCLTVLSVDRYVAVVHPIKAARYRRPTVAKVVNLGVWVLSLLVILPIVVFSRTAANSDGTVACNMLMPEPAQRWLVGFVLYTFLMGFLLPVGAICLCYVLIIAKMRMVALKAGWQQRKRSERKITLMVMMVVMVFVICWMPFYVVQLVNVFAEQDDATVSQLSVILGYANSCANPILYGFLSDNFKRSFQRILCLSWMDNAAEEPVDYYATALKSRAYSVEDFQPENLEPGGVFRNGTCTSRITTL comes from the coding sequence ATGGAGGAGCCGGGGCGAAATGCGTCCCAGAACGGGACTTTGAGCGAGGGCCAGGGCAGCGCCATCCTCATCTCTTTCATCTACTCGGTGGTGTGCCTGGTGGGGCTGTGTGGGAACTCCATGGTCATCTATGTGATCCTGCGCTACGCCAAGATGAAAACGGCTACCAACATCTACATCCTCAACCTGGCCATTGCCGATGAGCTGCTCATGCTCAGCGTGCCCTTCTTAGTCACCTCCACGCTGCTCCGCCACTGGCCCTTCGGCGCGCTGCTCTGCCGCCTCGTGCTCAGTGTGGACGCAGTCAACATGTTCACCAGCATCTACTGTCTGACTGTGCTCAGCGTGGACCGCTACGTGGCCGTGGTGCACCCCATCAAAGCAGCACGCTACCGCCGGCCCACCGTGGCCAAGGTGGTGAATTTGGGGGTGTGGGTGCTATCGCTGCTGGTTATTCTGCCCATCGTGGTCTTCTCACGCACAGCGGCCAACAGTGATGGCACGGTGGCCTGCAACATGCTTATGCCTGAGCCAGCCCAGCGCTGGCTGGTGGGCTTCGTGTTGTACACGTTTCTTATGGGCTTCCTGCTGCCCGTCGGGGCCATCTGCCTGTGCTACGTGCTCATCATCGCAAAGATGCGCATGGTAGCGCTCAAAGCTGGCTGGCAACAGCGCAAGCGCTCAGAGCGCAAGATCACcctgatggtgatgatggtggtgatggtgtttGTCATCTGTTGGATGCCTTTCTATGTAGTGCAGCTGGTCAATGTGTTCGCAGAACAGGACGACGCCACGGTGAGCCAGCTGTCGGTCATTCTCGGCTACGCCAACAGCTGCGCCAACCCCATCCTCTATGGCTTTCTTTCGGACAACTTCAAGCGTTCTTTCCAGCGCATCCTGTGCCTCAGCTGGATGGACAACGCCGCGGAGGAGCCGGTCGACTACTACGCCACCGCGCTCAAGAGCCGCGCCTATAGCGTGGAGGATTTTCAGCCAGAGAACCTGGAGCCTGGTGGCGTCTTCCGTAATGGCACCTGCACGTCCCGGATCACGACTCTCtga
- the SSTR1 gene encoding somatostatin receptor type 1 isoform X1: protein MFPNGTASSPSSPSPSPGSCGEDGGSRGPGASAADGMEEPGRNASQNGTLSEGQGSAILISFIYSVVCLVGLCGNSMVIYVILRYAKMKTATNIYILNLAIADELLMLSVPFLVTSTLLRHWPFGALLCRLVLSVDAVNMFTSIYCLTVLSVDRYVAVVHPIKAARYRRPTVAKVVNLGVWVLSLLVILPIVVFSRTAANSDGTVACNMLMPEPAQRWLVGFVLYTFLMGFLLPVGAICLCYVLIIAKMRMVALKAGWQQRKRSERKITLMVMMVVMVFVICWMPFYVVQLVNVFAEQDDATVSQLSVILGYANSCANPILYGFLSDNFKRSFQRILCLSWMDNAAEEPVDYYATALKSRAYSVEDFQPENLEPGGVFRNGTCTSRITTL from the coding sequence ATGTTCCCCAATGGCAccgcctcctctccctcctctcccagccccagcccgggcaGCTGTGGCGAAGACGGCGGCAGCAGGGGCCCCGGGGCCAGCGCTGCGGACGGCATGGAGGAGCCGGGGCGAAATGCGTCCCAGAACGGGACTTTGAGCGAGGGCCAGGGCAGCGCCATCCTCATCTCTTTCATCTACTCGGTGGTGTGCCTGGTGGGGCTGTGTGGGAACTCCATGGTCATCTATGTGATCCTGCGCTACGCCAAGATGAAAACGGCTACCAACATCTACATCCTCAACCTGGCCATTGCCGATGAGCTGCTCATGCTCAGCGTGCCCTTCTTAGTCACCTCCACGCTGCTCCGCCACTGGCCCTTCGGCGCGCTGCTCTGCCGCCTCGTGCTCAGTGTGGACGCAGTCAACATGTTCACCAGCATCTACTGTCTGACTGTGCTCAGCGTGGACCGCTACGTGGCCGTGGTGCACCCCATCAAAGCAGCACGCTACCGCCGGCCCACCGTGGCCAAGGTGGTGAATTTGGGGGTGTGGGTGCTATCGCTGCTGGTTATTCTGCCCATCGTGGTCTTCTCACGCACAGCGGCCAACAGTGATGGCACGGTGGCCTGCAACATGCTTATGCCTGAGCCAGCCCAGCGCTGGCTGGTGGGCTTCGTGTTGTACACGTTTCTTATGGGCTTCCTGCTGCCCGTCGGGGCCATCTGCCTGTGCTACGTGCTCATCATCGCAAAGATGCGCATGGTAGCGCTCAAAGCTGGCTGGCAACAGCGCAAGCGCTCAGAGCGCAAGATCACcctgatggtgatgatggtggtgatggtgtttGTCATCTGTTGGATGCCTTTCTATGTAGTGCAGCTGGTCAATGTGTTCGCAGAACAGGACGACGCCACGGTGAGCCAGCTGTCGGTCATTCTCGGCTACGCCAACAGCTGCGCCAACCCCATCCTCTATGGCTTTCTTTCGGACAACTTCAAGCGTTCTTTCCAGCGCATCCTGTGCCTCAGCTGGATGGACAACGCCGCGGAGGAGCCGGTCGACTACTACGCCACCGCGCTCAAGAGCCGCGCCTATAGCGTGGAGGATTTTCAGCCAGAGAACCTGGAGCCTGGTGGCGTCTTCCGTAATGGCACCTGCACGTCCCGGATCACGACTCTCtga